The Phyllopteryx taeniolatus isolate TA_2022b chromosome 14, UOR_Ptae_1.2, whole genome shotgun sequence genome has a window encoding:
- the rb1cc1 gene encoding RB1-inducible coiled-coil protein 1, with translation MKLYVFQVNNGSTLTFDTDLAVQTVLELKHAIQAKYKIAIQHQILVVNGGECMAAERRVCSYSAGTETNPIFLFNKEMILSDRDPTIPKTTFSIESEIQVKVEESLLMPAVFHTVASRTQLALEMYEVANKLSSFCERLVHDEHLQHQGWAAIMANLDDCTLSYQKLLLKFDTAYSTYQHDLEEIKFKLTKLGTAVSVMARIPLLECLTRQSHREHMKKSASTPEKDSDETEEEKSTDSVLCAPDSQQGHKVHGSAETSKCEGAGERDTCQMAHSGGFRAALLDEDIPTLGRVPQFNVTLLDWINVQDRPNDVESVVRKCFESINRLDPRIIQPFLADCRDTIAKLDNQNMKAIKGLEDRLYALDQMIASCKKLVNEQKELAQGFLANQKRAENLKDTSVLPDLCLSHTNQLMIMLNNHRKLLDIKKKCTTAKQELANNLQVRLKWCCYVMLHADQDGEKLQALLRLLTELVERVRVVEALSTVPQMYCLAVVEVVRRKMFVRHYREWAYALVKDGKQLYEAEKFKRETFGKLFRKSFLRNRLFRGLDAWPPTSFCTRKPRRFDDELPDISLDDLQYLKSCCPAEVQPFLMVPTMCDFEPLNRHVEKLHQLVQAAQSLDEMSQTITNLLSEQRVSCSQSSHRSSVLTPRSAETPPGLAATSKAPASLSLQGASSRPLHVPAPLEDLSPDSIDAQTFDFETIGHPNMDPVLQPGSLDLDSLAESPESDFMSAVNEFVIEENLASPNPISDPTSPEMMVESLYSSVINAIDNKRMQDTTTLERENSRIAVLRQAKDNYRLAAEESHSNLRCLKDDLCRLRSQVSKEQNDFGFALRSVSTEVRDMVDSICQALELELKEQHQSELVAVQQAYEKQVRLLTEDNQVNQSIVRDVQRAMLELEGLMERKEKELTHLEGDKVLWLETESSLREKLKKSEELMSDRAAEHEKLLACRDSLKSQLENLHFEIERGQQKIRQELQAEAQLQLKELEDRMKVEHTAEVGNLKGDHQEALEHIAADNVAKLKEIREHHNTALKEKDLQIKDLEVRFADLAELRCKVEMELALKETELDEARVLLEETTMQQAEAVSSQVAAETEVLKEELAKTKEELQVKNEEYEMDRAELKSLLKIEKDHCISELVDRHEKETALLQSELSSLQQQAQDDDRSQAEQLQSLKRELDQQVSALNEEKELQLRNFQELEQELRTMSSNLQAENQLLSKRLEEEGSDAALKMLQLKNKEMENRLSDRIRQLENELRERPSSSETALPVCTESRTDAPLSLDSALQDSLQQERASLHTQLELLERRKNEEIQNLKTSLIAEQQTNFNTVVTRERLKKEQIISELTEKLQNVTQQQEKDKALIETLSEDRASVMQEKKHLEEELNRLRSTTPVSSAIFTTHSSAHEVTGACSSELLADTDRLTSVATLRDDEHVDSAVEASMVTVHDNIFMSEEKQRILLLERTLHMKEEENKRLSQRLMSQSMSSVSSRHSDKIAIRDFQVGDLVLIILDERHDNYVLFTVGPTLYFLHSESLTALDLKPASGTSRRPWVLGKVMEKEYCQAKKAQNRFKVPLGTKFYRVKAVPWNRRV, from the exons ATGAAGTTGTATGTGTTCCAGGTTAACAATGGCAGCACACTGACATTTGACACCGATCTCGCTGTCCAAAC TGTCCTGGAGCTTAAACATGCCATCCAGGCTAAATATAAGATTGCAATTCAACATCAAATCCTTGTTGTCAATGGAGGGGAATGTATGGCTGCGGAGAGGCGTGTCTGCAGCTACAGTGCTGGCACT GAAACAAACCCCATATTCCTGTTCAACAAGGAGATGATCTTGTCTGACCGGGATCCAACAATCCCCAAAACCACCTTCTCCATTGAGAGTGAGATTCAGGTGAAGGTGGAAGAGTCGCTACTGATGCCAGCCGTCTTTCACACCGTAGCCTCTCGAACACAACTTGCTCTG GAAATGTATGAAGTTGCCAATAAGCTTAGTTCGTTCTGTGAACGCTTGGTTCATGATGAACACCTCCAGCACCAAGGATGGGCCGCCATCATGGCCAACCTGGACGACTGCACGCTGTCTTATCAGAAGCTACTGTTAAAATTTGACACTGCGTACTCGACATATCAGCACGACCTGGAGGAAATTAAGTTTAAACTCAcaaa GCTTGGGACAGCCGTCTCTGTGATGGCCAGGATCCCTCTGCTGGAATGTTTGACGAGACAAAGTCACAGAGAGCACATGAAGAAGTCCGCCTCCACCCCGGAGAAAGATTCCGACGAgacggaagaagaaaaatccaCAGACTCTGTGCTATGTGCCCCCGATTCACAGCAGGGCCACAAAGTACACGGTTCTGCAGAGACGTCCAAGTGCGAAGGTGCTGGTGAGCGGGACACGTGTCAAATGGCGCACAGCGGAGGGTTTAGGGCCGCGCTGCTGGATGAAGACATCCCCACGCTCGGCCGTGTGCCCCAATTCAATGTCACGCTCTTGGACTGGATCAATGTGCAGGATCGACCTAATGATGTAGAGTCTGTTGTAAGGAAATGCTTTGAGTCCATCAACAGG CTTGACCCACGGATCATTCAACCCTTCCTGGCAGACTGTCGCGACACCATCGCCAAGCTGgataatcaaaacatgaaagcCATCAAGGGGCTGGAGGACCGGCTGTACGCTCTCGACCAGATGATCGCAAGCTGCAAGAAGTTGGTCAATGAACAAAAAGAACTTGCTCAG GGatttttagccaatcagaagcggGCTGAAAACCTGAAGGACACATCTGTTCTGCCCGACTTGTGTCTGAGTCACACCAACCAGCTGATGATCATGTTGAACAACCACAGGAAGCTGCTGGACATCAAAAAGAAGTGCACCACTGCCAAACAGGAGCTTGCAAACAACCTACAAGTCCGACTCAA ATGGTGCTGCTATGTGATGCTCCATGCAGACCAGGATGGTGAGAAGCTTCAAGCTCTCCTCCGACTCCTCACCGAGCTCGTGGAAAGGGTGCGTGTGGTGGAAGCCCTCAGTACCGTCCCCCAGATGTACTGCTTGGCGGTGGTGGAAGTCGTCCGTAGGAAAATGTTCGTACGACACTATAGAGAG TGGGCTTATGCACTTGTGAAAGATGGCAAACAACTGTACGAGGCGGAGAAGTTCAAAAGGGAGACGTTCGGGAAACTCTTCA gaaaGTCCTTCCTCCGAAATCGCTTGTTTCGAGGGCTTGATGCGTGGCCTCCGACATCATTTTGT ACACGGAAACCTCGAAGATTTGATGATGAACTTCCAGACATCTCCCTTGATGACTTGCAATACTTGAAGTCGTGTTGTCCTGCGGAGGTGCAGCCTTTCCTCAT GGTGCCGACGATGTGTGACTTTGAGCCCTTGAATCGGCACGTGGAGAAGCTCCATCAGCTGGTCCAAGCTGCACAGAGTTTGGACGAGATGTCTCAAACTATCACTAACCTGCTGAGTGAACAAAGG gtATCATGTAGCCAGAGCTCGCACAGGTCAAGCGTATTGACGCCGAGGTCTGCAGAGACCCCACCTGGGCTGGCCGCAACCTCCAAAGCTCCCGCCTCTCTCAGCCTTCAAGGAGCCAGCTCTCGTCCGCTCCACGTTCCCGCCCCTTTAGAAGACCTTTCTCCGGACAGCATTGACGCACAGACGTTTGACTTCGAAACCATTGGCCATCCCAACATGGATCCCGTCCTGCAACCTGGCTCCCTGGACCTGGATTCCCTGGCGGAGAGCCCAGAGTCCGACTTCATGTCCGCCGTCAACGAATTTGTGATAGAGGAGAACCTAGCCTCCCCGAACCCCATCAGTGACCCGACCAGCCCCGAAATGATGGTGGAATCTTTGTACTCGTCCGTCATCAACGCCATCGACAACAAGCGCATGCAGGACACCACAACGCTGGAGAGGGAGAACTCCAGAATTGCCGTGCTCCGTCAAGCGAAGGACAACTATCGATTGGCTGCGGAGGAGTCCCACTCCAACTTGAGGTGTTTAAAGGACGACTTGTGTCGCTTGCGAAGTCAGGTCTCGAAAGAACAAAACGACTTTGGCTTTGCCCTGAGGAGTGTAAGCACAGAGGTTCGCGACATGGTGGACAGCATCTGCCAGGCGCTTGAACTGGAGCTTAAAGAGCAGCACCAGAGCGAGCTCGTCGCTGTTCAGCAAGCGTATGAGAAGCAGGTTCGCTTGCTAACAGAGGACAACCAAGTCAACCAGAGCATCGTGCGAGATGTGCAGCGAGCCATGCTGGAGCTTGAGGGGCTGATGGAGCGCAAAGAAAAAGAACTCACCCACCTGGAGGGTGACAAGGTGCTTTGGCTCGAAACGGAGAGCAGCCTGAGAGAGAAGCTCAAGAAGTCGGAGGAGCTGATGAGCGATCGAGCTGCGGAGCACGAGAAGCTCTTGGCTTGCAGAGACTCTCTGAAAAGTCAGCTGGAGAATTTGCATTTCGAGATCGAACGTGGCCAGCAGAAGATCAGGCAGGAGCTGCAGGCTGAGGCGCAGTTGCAGTTGAAGGAGCTTGAGGATAGAATGAAGGTGGAACATACAGCAGAAGTGGGTAACCTCAAAGGGGATCATCAGGAGGCTTTGGAACACATTGCTGCTGACAACGTGGCTAAGCTAAAGGAGATAAGAGAACACCATAACACTGCTCTGAAAGAGAAAGACCTTCAAATAAAAGACCTGGAGGTTCGCTTTGCCGATCTTGCAGAACTGCGTTGCAAAGTGGAGATGGAGTTGGCTCTCAAAGAAACAGAATTAGATGAGGCGAGGGTCCTCCTGGAGGAGACAACGATGCAGCAGGCCGAGGCAGTGAGCTCCCAGGTAGCAGCGGAGACGGAAGTACTCAAAGAAGAGCTTGCAAAGACCAAAGAAGAGTTACAGGTGAAAAATGAGGAGTACGAGATGGACAGAGCCGAGCTGAAGAGCCTCTTGAAGATTGAGAAGGACCACTGCATATCGGAGCTGGTGGACAGACATGAGAAGGAGACGGCGCTTTTGCAAAGCGAGCTATCCTCCCTGCAGCAGCAGGCCCAGGATGATGACAGGAGCCAAGCCGAGCAGCTGCAGAGCCTCAAACGAGAGTTGGACCAGCAGGTGTCTGCTCTAAATGAAGAAAAGGAGCTGCAGTTGAGGAATTTTCAAGAACTGGAGCAAGAGTTGAGGACTATGAGCAGTAATCTGCAGGCAGAAAACCAACTTTTAAGTAAAAGACTAGAGGAGGAAGGCTCAGATGCGGCTTTGAAGATGTTGCAGCTGAAAAATAAGGAGATGGAAAACAGACTATCTGACAGGATTCGACAACTTGAAAATGAGCTTCGAGAGAGGCCGTCATCGAG TGAGACGGCGCTACCAGTGTGCACCGAGAGCCGCACAGATGCACCTCTCTCTCTGGACTCGGCTCTGCAGGACAGTCTGCAGCAGGAGAGGGCTTCCCTGCACACACAGCTGGAGCTCCTGGAGAGGAGGAAGAATGAGGAGATCCAGAACCTCAAGACCTCCTTGATAGCAGAACAACAG ACAAACTTCAACACTGTTGTGACGCGTGAAAGGCTGAAGAAGGAGCAGATCATCAGTGAGCTCACAGAGAAGCTGCAGAACGTCACTCAACAGCAGGAAAAGGACAAAG CTTTGATAGAGACTCTCTCTGAGGACCGAGCCAGCGTGATGCAGGAGAAGAAGCACCTGGAAGAGGAGCTGAACCGCCTGCGTAGcaccactccggtttcctcggcCATCTTCACCACCCACTCGTCGGCGCACGAGGTCACCGGAGCGTGTTCCTCCGAGCTCCTGGCCGATACCGACAGACTGACCTCTGTGGCCACCTTGAGGGACGACGAGCATGTCGACTCTGCAGTGGAGGCCAGCATGGTGACAGTCCA tgATAACATCTTCATGTCAGAGGAAAAGCAGAGGATACTCTTACTTGAGAGg ACGTTACACATGAAGGAGGAAGAGAACAAGCGCCTCAGTCAAAGACTG ATGTCTCAAAGCATGTCTTCAGTGTCCTCGCGGCATTCTGACAAAATCGCCATCAGAGA TTTTCAGGTAGGCGATTTGGTTCTCATCATCCTGGATGAAAGACACGACAACTACGTGCTGTTCACCGTTGGCCCTACGCTCTACTTCCTGCACTCTGAGTCGCTCACTGCGCTCGACCTCAAACCGG CCTCGGGGACGTCAAGGCGGCCGTGGGTGCTCGGAAAAGTGATGGAGAAGGAGTATTGCCAGGCTAAAAAG GCCCAGAACAGATTCAAGGTTCCTCTAGGAACCAAATTCTACAGAGTCAAAGCTGTTCCGTGGAACAGGAGAGTATAA